One genomic region from Candidatus Caldarchaeum subterraneum encodes:
- a CDS encoding isochorismatase, protein MAGESIPEPVKVRLHRGNTAVIVVDMQNDFCKPSGKLFVPASVETIPKIGQVLEKARQSDVMIVYTQDWHMKDDPEFAIWGEHALEGSWGAEIVDELRPRAGDVVVKKLRYDAFYGTSLDHILRLRQIENIVVTGTVANICVLHTAGSAALRWYKVYLPIDCVSALNDFDYRATLRQVSFLYRGILTRSELLEFEK, encoded by the coding sequence GTGGCTGGTGAATCTATACCGGAGCCGGTGAAAGTAAGGCTACATCGTGGAAACACCGCTGTCATTGTGGTTGATATGCAGAATGACTTTTGCAAGCCTTCTGGCAAGCTGTTCGTGCCAGCCTCTGTCGAAACAATTCCGAAAATTGGGCAGGTTCTGGAGAAGGCCCGGCAATCAGATGTCATGATTGTTTACACTCAGGATTGGCACATGAAGGATGACCCTGAGTTCGCTATATGGGGGGAGCATGCGCTGGAGGGCAGCTGGGGGGCGGAGATAGTTGATGAACTGAGGCCCCGGGCTGGCGATGTCGTGGTCAAGAAGCTGCGATACGACGCCTTTTACGGCACAAGCCTCGACCACATCCTCAGACTACGTCAAATAGAGAACATAGTTGTAACGGGCACGGTAGCCAACATCTGCGTCCTCCACACGGCTGGAAGCGCCGCCCTCAGATGGTACAAAGTCTACCTACCCATAGACTGTGTCTCGGCTTTGAATGATTTCGATTACCGAGCCACCCTTCGTCAGGTAAGCTTCCTCTATAGGGGTATTTTAACAAGGTCTGAGCTACTAGAGTTTGAGAAATGA
- a CDS encoding nicotinate phosphoribosyltransferase — protein sequence MRRMPRLYIADERAIKSGEATDIYFLRAKTILEKTGASSTRVVAEIHSYGLPEGYEWAVFTGLEEVVYLLEGVPVDLYAMPEGTVFRAMEPVARIEGAYGDFGVYEPAILGMLRHSTSVSTKAARVKLAANGKPVLFFGIRCVHPAISPMVDRAAYVGGCDAVSGVAGAVMLELEPTGTMPHALMLVLGDEKKAWKLFHEVMPENVPRIALVDTFFDERVEALEAAETLGKNLYGVRLDTPSSRRGNMRKIVQEVRWTLDIHGHRHVKIFVSGGLDEKNVMELVDLVDGFGVGTSIAFPPSIDLALDIVEKDGEPLSKRGKLPGRKQVYRCEKLHDTVVPWDKVVEKCVVCGGPVEPLVKQILSKGKLVSDLPDAKKVREHVLGQVEKLASADISKWGPVFSG from the coding sequence ATGAGGCGTATGCCGAGGCTTTACATAGCGGACGAAAGAGCAATCAAGTCCGGTGAAGCAACCGACATCTATTTTCTCCGTGCAAAAACAATTCTTGAGAAAACTGGGGCTTCGTCGACGAGGGTCGTAGCTGAGATTCATAGCTATGGTTTACCTGAGGGCTATGAATGGGCTGTGTTCACAGGTCTTGAGGAAGTTGTGTATCTTCTAGAGGGGGTGCCGGTTGACCTTTACGCGATGCCTGAGGGAACAGTGTTCCGGGCGATGGAGCCTGTTGCAAGAATTGAGGGGGCATATGGAGACTTCGGCGTCTACGAGCCGGCGATTCTTGGCATGCTTAGACACTCAACAAGTGTTTCGACAAAGGCTGCACGAGTGAAACTCGCAGCAAACGGGAAACCCGTTCTCTTTTTCGGAATAAGATGTGTCCACCCAGCTATTTCGCCTATGGTTGACAGAGCGGCTTATGTCGGAGGATGCGACGCTGTCTCAGGTGTGGCGGGCGCCGTAATGCTCGAGCTTGAGCCGACGGGCACGATGCCGCATGCGTTGATGCTGGTTCTCGGGGATGAGAAGAAAGCTTGGAAACTTTTCCACGAAGTAATGCCTGAAAATGTTCCCCGAATAGCTTTGGTTGACACGTTTTTTGATGAGCGGGTGGAGGCTCTTGAGGCGGCGGAGACGTTGGGAAAGAATCTCTACGGGGTGAGGCTGGACACTCCGAGTTCTAGGAGAGGCAACATGAGAAAGATTGTTCAAGAGGTTCGTTGGACACTTGACATACATGGGCACCGTCACGTCAAAATATTCGTGAGCGGAGGGCTCGACGAAAAAAATGTCATGGAGCTCGTTGACCTAGTGGATGGTTTCGGCGTAGGCACATCTATTGCCTTTCCACCGTCCATAGACCTAGCTCTCGACATCGTCGAAAAAGATGGCGAGCCCTTATCCAAGAGAGGCAAGCTGCCTGGAAGGAAGCAGGTTTACAGATGTGAGAAACTGCATGACACTGTGGTGCCATGGGATAAAGTGGTTGAGAAATGCGTGGTTTGTGGCGGGCCGGTGGAGCCCCTGGTGAAGCAAATATTGTCGAAAGGGAAGCTGGTGTCAGACCTGCCAGACGCGAAAAAGGTTAGAGAGCATGTTCTTGGCCAGGTTGAAAAACTGGCTTCCGCCGACATCTCCAAGTGGGGCCCTGTTTTTAGCGGATGA
- a CDS encoding fumarate hydratase, class II: protein MSFRIESDTLGEMRVPADALYGAQTARAVDNFPISGLRFQRAFIWALGLLKHAAAEANMALGLLDKRIGEAISKAALEVAEGKHDKHFVVDVFQTGSGTSTNMNANEVIANRALEILGLSRGDKKTIHPNDHVNMGQSTNDVIPTVMNVAAAYQIVKKLLPALELLETELMKKAEEFKDFVKSGRTHFQDAVPVTFGQEFSGYATMVRKGRRRVLNALESLYELPIGGTATGTGLNAHPEFARLVVEKLNEITGLRFRIADNRFEAMGTRDCCLEASAALRSLAVSLLKICNDLRILSSGPNTGINEIELPAVQPGSSIMPGKVNPVILESTMLVAAQVIGYDRAIMESCRIGELELNMGFPLIAYDLLESIEIMSNACTNLAVKCIRGITVNTERARQLAEKSPALVTVVAPRIGYDKAARVAKKMLAENKTIKQALIEEAGLSPAEVDEILDLLKIAKGGIIR from the coding sequence ATGTCTTTCAGAATCGAGTCGGATACCTTGGGCGAGATGCGAGTCCCCGCCGACGCACTCTACGGTGCCCAGACGGCCCGAGCCGTGGATAATTTCCCCATTTCAGGTCTCAGATTTCAGAGAGCGTTTATCTGGGCACTGGGGCTGCTGAAACACGCGGCCGCTGAAGCCAACATGGCTCTCGGTCTCCTCGACAAAAGAATTGGAGAAGCCATCTCAAAAGCCGCTTTGGAGGTGGCGGAGGGTAAACATGATAAACACTTTGTTGTCGATGTCTTCCAAACAGGGTCAGGAACCTCGACAAACATGAACGCAAACGAAGTCATAGCCAACAGAGCGTTGGAGATACTTGGACTCAGTAGAGGTGACAAGAAAACCATCCATCCCAACGACCATGTAAATATGGGGCAGTCGACCAACGATGTCATTCCAACCGTGATGAACGTGGCCGCAGCGTATCAAATAGTCAAGAAGCTTCTTCCAGCTCTCGAGCTACTGGAAACAGAACTGATGAAAAAGGCTGAAGAGTTTAAAGACTTTGTCAAATCAGGCCGCACACATTTCCAAGACGCTGTTCCCGTTACGTTCGGGCAAGAATTCTCGGGATACGCCACCATGGTAAGAAAGGGTCGTAGAAGGGTTTTGAACGCTTTGGAGAGTCTCTATGAGCTGCCCATCGGCGGGACTGCTACAGGCACGGGTTTGAACGCACATCCCGAATTCGCCCGACTCGTGGTGGAGAAGCTAAACGAGATAACTGGACTGCGTTTCAGGATAGCTGATAACAGGTTTGAGGCGATGGGAACGAGAGACTGCTGTCTCGAGGCATCAGCGGCACTGAGAAGCCTTGCCGTCTCCCTTCTCAAGATTTGCAACGACCTCCGCATACTGTCCTCAGGCCCCAACACTGGAATCAACGAAATCGAGCTACCCGCAGTCCAACCCGGCTCATCCATCATGCCTGGAAAAGTCAACCCCGTCATACTTGAGTCAACGATGCTTGTTGCCGCTCAAGTTATCGGCTACGACCGCGCCATTATGGAAAGTTGTAGAATTGGCGAGCTGGAGCTAAACATGGGTTTCCCACTGATAGCCTACGACCTTCTTGAATCAATAGAGATAATGTCCAACGCCTGCACAAACCTCGCCGTCAAATGCATCCGCGGAATCACCGTCAACACCGAAAGGGCGAGGCAGCTTGCCGAGAAGAGCCCTGCTCTGGTAACCGTGGTTGCGCCGAGGATTGGTTACGATAAGGCGGCCAGGGTTGCGAAGAAAATGCTGGCCGAGAACAAGACCATCAAACAGGCCCTTATCGAGGAAGCTGGCCTCAGCCCCGCCGAAGTAGACGAAATTCTCGACCTGCTCAAGATAGCTAAAGGCGGCATCATCCGCTAA